The DNA segment CACCAACGCGCTCATCGCGCCGCCAGCCCGTGCGAAATCATGTCAAAGGCCGTATCCACCACCTTGTCCATCGACGCCGGCCGCTTCCACAGCGCATAACGCATGCCCAGGAAATTGCTGATGCCGATCAGGCACCACGCCCGCACTTCGGCGTCGCCCGGCGAGATCTCGCCTTGCTCCTCGGCCTTGCCCAGGCGCCGGCTATAGACGTCGGCGAACACCTGGAAGTAACTGCTGTAGATAGTCTCGTCAACCGAATAGGAATCGAGCACGATGCGATACAGATTCTTGTGGCGCGACACAAAGGACAGGAACGCCTTGAGCCCGAGCCGCTCGGCCTCGATCTGTGTCTGCGCCGGCCCAACGTGCTTGCGCAAATGGGCCCGCACCAGTTCCAGCATGTGCTGCACCAGCGCGCGGAAGATGTCTTCCTTGTCCTTGAAATAGAGATAAAAGGTGCCCATGGCCACCTCTGCCTCCTGCGTGATCTCGGAGATCGAAGCCACGTAGTAGCCCTTCTCGCCGAACACTTTCTCGGCGGCGCGCAGCAGCGCTTCGCGGGTCTTCTGGCCGCGCGCGGTCTTGGGCTGGCTGACGCCGGATTCGGTAAGGGACATCGGGGCTCCGCAGTGGCTGGTCAGACCGGAAAACGGCAGTCAGGCAGCGGCATTGCACCGCGGAAACCGCCTGCTCCGGCGACCCTTAAAACATGATAACTGATTCATGTTTCATGATATAAAGTTAGCGATCCGTATGTCAATACATGGCTTACCCGGAGCTTTGGCCACGCACGTGGTGGCCAGGCCAGACACCCAGACTGGAAGTTCGCCATTGGATGCTTCACACGCCATGACTAACGCCGAGCCCGTCCCCGCCTTTGATAGCCACCCGGCTTCCGGCTCGCGGCCCGGCTGGCGGGAGGCCGGCGATGGCCGGGCACTGCTGTTGCTGCACGGCTGGTCGCTATCCGGCGAGGCGTTCGACGGCCAGCGCGCGCTGGCGCGTGATGGCTATCGTGTGATCGCCCCGGACCATGCCGGGCATGGCTTG comes from the Cupriavidus basilensis genome and includes:
- a CDS encoding TetR/AcrR family transcriptional regulator is translated as MSLTESGVSQPKTARGQKTREALLRAAEKVFGEKGYYVASISEITQEAEVAMGTFYLYFKDKEDIFRALVQHMLELVRAHLRKHVGPAQTQIEAERLGLKAFLSFVSRHKNLYRIVLDSYSVDETIYSSYFQVFADVYSRRLGKAEEQGEISPGDAEVRAWCLIGISNFLGMRYALWKRPASMDKVVDTAFDMISHGLAAR